One part of the Gossypium raimondii isolate GPD5lz chromosome 1, ASM2569854v1, whole genome shotgun sequence genome encodes these proteins:
- the LOC105786431 gene encoding elongation factor 1-alpha isoform X1, with product MSSMSRWIIFNPTGKKETLVKPKLNHWLLKLKEAASLTCFLLSFQLLRGEPFLCSDSQLVFSLSLQSFIMGKEKVHINLVVIGHVDSGKSTTTGHLIYKLGGIDKRVIERFEKEAAEMNKRSFKYAWVLDKLKAERERGITIDIALWKFETTKYYCTVIDAPGHRDFIKNMITGTSQADCAVLIIDSTTGGFEAGISKDGQTREHALLAFTLGVRQMICCCNKMDATTPKYSKARFDEIVKEVSSYLKKVGYNPEKIPFVPISGFEGDNMIERSTNLDWYKGPTLLEALDQITEPKRPSDKPLRLPLQDVYKIGGIGTVPVGRVETGVLKPGMVVTFGPTGLTTEVKSVEMHHESLPEAFPGDNVGFNVKNVAVKDLKRGFVASNSKDDPAKEAANFTSQVIIMNHPGQIGNGYAPVLDCHTSHIAVKFSELLTKIDRRSGKELEKEPKFLKNGDAGMVKMIPTKPMVVETFSEYPPLGRFAVRDMRQTVAVGVIKSVEKKDPTGAKVTKSAAKKK from the exons ATGTCAAGTATGAGCCGTTGGATTATCTTTAATCCAACGGGTAAGAAAGAAACCCTAGTTAAACCAAAGTTGAATCACTGGCTACTTAAGCTAAAGGAGGCTGCCTCCCTCACTTGCTTTCTACTTTCATTTCAGCTATTACGTGGAGAGCCTTTTTTGTGTAGCGATTCTCAGTTAGTCTTCTCTTTAAGCTTACAG AGTTTTATAATGGGTAAGGAGAAGGTTCACATCAACCTTGTTGTCATTGGCCATGTCGACTCTGGCAAGTCGACCACTACCGGTCATTTGATCTACAAGCTTGGTGGTATTGACAAGCGTGTGATTGAGAGGTTCGAGAAGGAGGCTGCTGAAATGAACAAAAGGTCATTCAAGTATGCTTGGGTGCTTGACAAGCTTAAGGCTGAGCGTGAACGTGGTATCACCATTGATATTGCCCTGTGGAAGTTTGAGACCACCAAATACTATTGCACCGTTATTGATGCACCTGGACACCGTGACTTTATCAAGAACATGATTACCGGTACCTCACAGGCTGACTGTGCTGTTCTCATTATTGACTCGACCACTGGTGGTTTTGAAGCTGGTATCTCTAAAGATGGTCAGACTCGTGAGCATGCTTTGCTTGCTTTTACCCTCGGTGTTAGGCAGATGATTTGCTGCTGCAACAAG ATGGATGCAACAACCCCAAAGTACTCAAAGGCAAggtttgatgaaattgtcaaggAAGTCTCTTCTTATCTTAAGAAAGTTGGTTACAACCCTGAGAAGATCCCATTTGTCCCAATCTCCGGTTTTGAGGGTGACAACATGATCGAGAGATCTACAAACCTCGATTGGTACAAGGGTCCTACTCTCCTTGAGGCTCTTGACCAGATCACCGAGCCCAAGAGGCCCTCGGATAAGCCACTCCGTCTTCCACTTCAGGATGTCTACAAGATTGGTGGTATTGGAACTGTCCCTGTTGGTCGTGTTGAAACTGGTGTCCTCAAACCCGGTATGGTTGTTACTTTTGGTCCTACTGGTCTGACCACTGAAGTTAAGTCTGTTGAGATGCACCATGAATCCCTCCCGGAAGCTTTCCCTGGTGACAATGTTGGGTTCAACGTTAAAAACGTTGCTGTTAAGGATCTTAAACGTGGTTTTGTTGCTTCAAACTCCAAGGATGATCCGGCCAAGGAAGCTGCCAACTTCACCTCTCAGGTTATCATCATGAACCACCCTGGCCAAATTGGAAATGGTTATGCCCCAGTCCTCGACTGCCACACCTCTCACATTGCTGTCAAATTTTCCGAACTGTTGACCAAGATTGACAGACGATCTGGCAAGGAACTCGAGAAGGaacccaagttcttgaagaacGGTGATGCAGGTATGGTAAAGATGATTCCCACCAAACCCATGGTTGTTGAGACATTCTCTGAATACCCACCACTTGGACGTTTTGCTGTCCGTGACATGCGCCAGACTGTTGCCGTCGGTGTCATCAAGAGTGTTGAGAAGAAGGACCCAACTGGTGCTAAGGTCACCAAATCTGCTGCCAAGAAGAAATGA
- the LOC105786431 gene encoding elongation factor 1-alpha isoform X2, translated as MGKEKVHINLVVIGHVDSGKSTTTGHLIYKLGGIDKRVIERFEKEAAEMNKRSFKYAWVLDKLKAERERGITIDIALWKFETTKYYCTVIDAPGHRDFIKNMITGTSQADCAVLIIDSTTGGFEAGISKDGQTREHALLAFTLGVRQMICCCNKMDATTPKYSKARFDEIVKEVSSYLKKVGYNPEKIPFVPISGFEGDNMIERSTNLDWYKGPTLLEALDQITEPKRPSDKPLRLPLQDVYKIGGIGTVPVGRVETGVLKPGMVVTFGPTGLTTEVKSVEMHHESLPEAFPGDNVGFNVKNVAVKDLKRGFVASNSKDDPAKEAANFTSQVIIMNHPGQIGNGYAPVLDCHTSHIAVKFSELLTKIDRRSGKELEKEPKFLKNGDAGMVKMIPTKPMVVETFSEYPPLGRFAVRDMRQTVAVGVIKSVEKKDPTGAKVTKSAAKKK; from the exons ATGGGTAAGGAGAAGGTTCACATCAACCTTGTTGTCATTGGCCATGTCGACTCTGGCAAGTCGACCACTACCGGTCATTTGATCTACAAGCTTGGTGGTATTGACAAGCGTGTGATTGAGAGGTTCGAGAAGGAGGCTGCTGAAATGAACAAAAGGTCATTCAAGTATGCTTGGGTGCTTGACAAGCTTAAGGCTGAGCGTGAACGTGGTATCACCATTGATATTGCCCTGTGGAAGTTTGAGACCACCAAATACTATTGCACCGTTATTGATGCACCTGGACACCGTGACTTTATCAAGAACATGATTACCGGTACCTCACAGGCTGACTGTGCTGTTCTCATTATTGACTCGACCACTGGTGGTTTTGAAGCTGGTATCTCTAAAGATGGTCAGACTCGTGAGCATGCTTTGCTTGCTTTTACCCTCGGTGTTAGGCAGATGATTTGCTGCTGCAACAAG ATGGATGCAACAACCCCAAAGTACTCAAAGGCAAggtttgatgaaattgtcaaggAAGTCTCTTCTTATCTTAAGAAAGTTGGTTACAACCCTGAGAAGATCCCATTTGTCCCAATCTCCGGTTTTGAGGGTGACAACATGATCGAGAGATCTACAAACCTCGATTGGTACAAGGGTCCTACTCTCCTTGAGGCTCTTGACCAGATCACCGAGCCCAAGAGGCCCTCGGATAAGCCACTCCGTCTTCCACTTCAGGATGTCTACAAGATTGGTGGTATTGGAACTGTCCCTGTTGGTCGTGTTGAAACTGGTGTCCTCAAACCCGGTATGGTTGTTACTTTTGGTCCTACTGGTCTGACCACTGAAGTTAAGTCTGTTGAGATGCACCATGAATCCCTCCCGGAAGCTTTCCCTGGTGACAATGTTGGGTTCAACGTTAAAAACGTTGCTGTTAAGGATCTTAAACGTGGTTTTGTTGCTTCAAACTCCAAGGATGATCCGGCCAAGGAAGCTGCCAACTTCACCTCTCAGGTTATCATCATGAACCACCCTGGCCAAATTGGAAATGGTTATGCCCCAGTCCTCGACTGCCACACCTCTCACATTGCTGTCAAATTTTCCGAACTGTTGACCAAGATTGACAGACGATCTGGCAAGGAACTCGAGAAGGaacccaagttcttgaagaacGGTGATGCAGGTATGGTAAAGATGATTCCCACCAAACCCATGGTTGTTGAGACATTCTCTGAATACCCACCACTTGGACGTTTTGCTGTCCGTGACATGCGCCAGACTGTTGCCGTCGGTGTCATCAAGAGTGTTGAGAAGAAGGACCCAACTGGTGCTAAGGTCACCAAATCTGCTGCCAAGAAGAAATGA